From one Planococcus citri chromosome 3, ihPlaCitr1.1, whole genome shotgun sequence genomic stretch:
- the LOC135841378 gene encoding uncharacterized protein LOC135841378 has protein sequence MSAPNEFLPVTSHTFHHDGVSPLVIQAAHSNSNFPATANTNGPHFNGGGFFPNSIGYDVTMLPLFHHTAQRPAHFNAFAHQKQMPNENLSKQDLPHQILAPPDGRSNVFNTETTNNSVQSAYWSRQSQLSPFGVLPHEISPEHIEPETKSYDINTHFAPSPINNINTLGHTDCDKKSQVIVSGKSKDASNMKKYLPKAVNDVKMQHILSSNHYPQNDLVYRNGVINHSSHANLAKVNSSYKSTTKHAETMESLPTVVNETMSPLPRDYRVFKSPPIQFASNPPPAVVNFTGKQNKQYLHKQMPANKSVQNGAMGLKNQQRLNSNGSPSMMLHKMNDYHEDSQSSPISLTSDDLNDHNRYPGDVIRPTNSLKENDQFNMNQMTPNTIAHSVPVSPSIYRDMQTDMNCQDGKKVTQNFNKLPHSPGNVQNNVIVDRNRTSFPPLYIAYNKPAVATSLPMVQKRPHDKVNERNDTQNAPGTPPMMVKSPHQNSPVGYSSVIMRTDRSYEPEDKVDKSPRQMMWPTDRQNHAPVAPPKNDKIVHQSHIQPTVADHQHLLLGLTERQHSYFDTTPCPTQMNTQSMANVKCNSKPLPKMYDDRIPETHQPQVTQPQEPMHHYQQYMQIPNKTTMPQQIEPVVAPPQEQPVVEKPYSRKRKSSKVNEPPRHTLPTEYPARDPPPAHLNMYQQPLQNTGYMMETGARYDVAHNMPKMYSNTEQFYSQPATNNYINPVVTNISHDPAQHQSVISSHANISASRHTPSTSLHQLRNVPAAASIPPSLPLSAYFSSFQSSSSPYHHHDYHPAPAAIPSTPAAAPVEPPVPMTIAGYNINDVQIFPPTAPNKLEKDVYEGRVKVIVPNIEEEFKFLFDPTTPNFKLISAVSEEEAMSKSIAKPMFYRKNIDFLASYIKFLENNCESVETLTDGNSGMLKTWNRNKVAYQPIVRDDNAAESVPPALPKELPKQKEPETNFENDPRYYPLPKSSDKRRLDSSSDESSDEFSKKPKPVPKKVVEEKKKEPVKPKKEVKKVKVKKEPVVETKTSVKTKLEKLEKAKMKLAKLQLKAEKKKHKADMIKPKMEKAIAEIKTIKNSGLQKPKPKDTVKETKVIPRRKVSDRKAKDESMLKQKIQGAIDSENEDQSGDSDSDPSWTPRADDEENGTKRKGIRIRAVRFKTKTVRKSDPTSFKQNFTENHKKQSVEKKETLKNSKATDVGPKSKSFLILKKEANTKHPNLWRKQDEFRLQKFEHYEKDGRHLYRNTSEVCKYSEKDKNKYQEVDISIVEEKNDKIILELCDDTEIPTDLKIKENFMKESLCYEHQFAVYIQTLVSQALDSNFLGEIVKENDDYFLSNMKVIDEVTATYLTDLTGVIKWKENSLSILVKTWPFLSIKSIRGDSSKIKCSSCSKTNSKQTAIFYGQPYQRETLQGCNPNSSIPNDLDKTVDLCRSCSREVKLFNRIWHQKYHTFVECAKYVSKKKSEDKTKGTTDVLNELLADTNWLSKLFYDIRNTWLQIWTIVQKSKDS, from the exons ATGTCAGCTCCGAATGAATTCTTACCCGTAACATCTCACACATTTCATCACGACGGTGTTTCACCGCTGGTGATCCAAGCAGCCCATTCGAACTCTAATTTTCCAGCCACTGCGAACACAAACGGGCCGCACTTCAATGGAGgcggattttttccaaattccatcgGATACGATGTGACCATGTTACCATTATTCCATCACACGGCTCAAAGGCCAGCTCATTTTAATGCATTCGCTCATCAGAAACAAATGCCGAACGAAAATTTGTCCAAACAAGATCTTCCTCATCAAATACTAGCGCCACCCGATGGACGTTCTAACGTATTCAATACCGAAACGACTAACAATTCGGTTCAATCGGCGTACTGGTCGAGGCAATCGCAGCTCAGTCCGTTTGGCGTATTACCGCATGAAATATCACCGGAGCATATCGAACCTGAGACGAAATCGTACGATATCAATACGCATTTCGCGCCGTCTCCTATTAATAATATAAACACCCTCGGTCATACCGATTGCGATAAAAAAAGTCAAGTTATCGTATCGGGAAAATCGAAGGATGCGtcgaatatgaaaaaataccttCCTAAGGCTGTCAACGATGTGAAAATGCAGCATATCTTGTCGTCTAATCACTACCCTCAGAACGATTTAGTGTATAGAAATGGTGTCATCAATCACAGCAGTCATGCCAACTTAGCTAAGGTGAATTCGAGCTATAAAAGTACCACCAAACACGCTGAAACGATGGAATCGTTACCAACAGTGGTGAACGAAACTATGAGCCCATTACCGAGAGATTATCGTGTATTTAAATCACCTCCGATTCAGTTTGCCAGCAATCCTCCTCCGGCTGTTGTGAATTTCACCGGTAAACAAAATAAACAGTATTTACATAAACAAATGCCGGCCAATAAAAGCGTTCAAAATGGTGCGATGgggttgaaaaatcaacaacgACTGAATTCCAATGGTTCGCCTTCTATGATGCTGCACAAGATGAACGATTATCACGAAGACAGTCAGTCGTCACCGATTAGTTTAACTTCGGATGATTTAAATGATCACAATCGGTATCCAGGTGATGTAATCCGACCAACTAATAGCTTAAAGGAGAACGATCAATTCAATATGAATCAAATGACACCTAACACTATAGCTCACAGTGTACCCGTTAGTCCATCTATTTATAGGGATATGCAAACCGATATGAATTGCCAAGATGGTAAAAAAGTTACCCAGAATTTCAACAAGTTACCTCATTCGCCTGGTAACGTACAGAATAACGTTATCGTTGATCGGAATCGTACGTCGTTTCCACCCTTGTATATCGCTTATAATAAACCCGCAGTCGCTACCTCGCTTCCTATGGTACAGAAAAGACCTCATGATAAGGTGAACGAAAGAAACGATACTCAAAACGCACCCGGTACGCCTCCGATGATGGTTAAATCTCCTCATCAAAACAGCCCAGTGGGATATTCGTCGGTGATAATGAGAACTGATCGAAGCTACGAGCCAGAAGATAAAGTGGATAAATCGCCGAGACAAATGATGTGGCCGACAGATCGTCAGAACCACGCACCCGTCGCGCCTccaaaaaacgataaaatagtTCACCAGAGCCATATCCAGCCTACGGTTGCGGATCACCAGCATCTTCTGTTGGGCTTGACCGAGCGTCAACATTCGTACTTCGATACGACACCCTGCCCTACGCAAATGAATACGCAATCGATGGCCAACGTCAAATGTAACTCGAAACCTTTACCGAAAATGTACGACGACCGTATCCCAGAAACTCACCAACCTCAAGTTACCCAGCCCCAAGAGCCGATGCATCATTACCAGCAATACATGCAGATACCCAATAAGACGACGATGCCTCAGCAAATAGAACCAGTTGTGGCTCCACCTCAAGAACAACCAGTCGTCGAAAAACCGTATTCGCGTAAGAGGAAATCATCTAAAGTGAACGAACCTCCTAGACACACTCTGCCAACCGAGTATCCGGCTCGCGATCCACCTCCGGCGCATCTCAACATGTACCAGCAACCGTTGCAGAACACCGGTTACATGATGGAGACTGGCGCGCGTTACGATGTTGCCCACAATATGCCCAAAATGTATTCGAATACCGAGCAATTTTACTCGCAGCCGGCTACAAACAACTACATTAATCCTGTAGTAACCAACATCTCGCATGACCCTGCTCAACACCAGTCAGTGATCTCGTCCCATGCAAATATATCAGCTTCTCGTCATACTCCGTCCACATCGTTGCATCAACTCAGAAATGTACCTGCCGCCGCCTCCATTCCACCATCTCTTCCTTTATCCGCGTATTTCTCATCGTTTCAATCGAGTAGTTCGCCTTATCATCATCACGATTACCATCCTGCTCCTGCTGCTATACCTAGTACTCCTGCTGCTGCTCCTGTGGAGCCCCCAGTTCCGATGACCATCGCCGGTTATAATATCAACGACGTGCAGATATTCCCTCCAACCGCGCcgaataaattagaaaaagatGTTTACGAGGGACGTGTCAAAGTCATCGTGCCGAATATCGAAGAAGAATTTAAATTCTTGTTCGATCCGACGACACCGAACTTCAAACTAATCTCAGCCGTTAGCGAAGAAGAAGCCATGTCCAAATCGATAGCCAAACCGATGTTTTACCGTAAAAACATCGATTTCTTAGCCAGCTACATTAAGTTCCTCGAAAACAATTGCGAAAGTGTCGAAACTCTCACCGATGGTAATTCTGGAATGTTGAAAACATGGAATCGAAATAAAGTCGCTTATCAACCCATCGTCCGTGATGATAACGCCGCCGAATCAGTTCCTCCTGCTCTTCCGAAAGAACTTCCTAAACAAAAAGAGCCTGAAACTAATTTCGAAAATGATCCTAGGTATTACCCGTTACCTAAAtcatctgataaaagaagactGGACAGTTCGAGCGACGAGTCGtcggatgaattttcaaaaaaacctaaACCAGTTCCCAAAAAAGTAgtcgaagagaagaaaaaagaaccAGTGAAACcgaaaaaagaagtaaaaaaagttAAAGTTAAAAAAGAACCAGTCGTAGAAACCAAAACGTCTGTTAAAACCAAGCTAGAGAAGCTGGAAAAGGCTAAAATGAAACTAGCCAAGTTACAATTGAAAGCTGAAAAGAAGAAACATAAAGCGGATATGAttaaaccaaaaatggaaaaagctaTCGCCGAAATTAAAACTATCAAGAATTCCGGTCTTCAGAAACCTAAACCGAAAGATACCG TCAAAGAAACGAAAGTTATTCCTCGAAGAAAAGTATCAGATAGGAAAGCTAAGGATGAGTCAATGctaaaacagaaaattcaaGGAGCCATTGATTCTGAAAATGAAGATCAAAGCGGCGATAGTGATTCTGATCCTTCGTGGACTCCTCGTGCTGAT GACGAAGAAAATGGTACTAAACGGAAAGGAATCCGGATTCGGGCAGTTAGATTCAAAACAAAGACTGTACGAAAAAGTGATCCGACATCTTTCAAGCAGAATTTCACCGAAAACCATAAAAAAC AATCCGTTGAGAAGAAAGAAACTCTGAAGAATAGTAAAGCTACAGACGTTGGCCctaag tcaaaatcatttttaattttgaaaaaggaagcAAATACAAAACACCCAAATTTATGGCGAAAACAAGACGAATTCAGATTACAAAAATTCGAACATTATGAAAAAGATGGAAGACACTTGTATCGAAATACGTCGGAG GTTTGCAAATATTCCGAAAAGGATAAGAATAAATATCAAGAAGTAGACATTAGCATAGTCGAAGAAAAGaacgataaaataatattaGAATTATGTGATGATACCGAAATACCCACTGATCT caaaataaaagaaaatttcatgaaagaaTCTCTCTGTTACGAGCATCAGTTCGCCGTTTATATTCAAACTTTGGTCTCGCAAGCTTTAGATTCGAATTTCTTGGGCGAAATAGTCAAGGAAAATG ATGATTACTTCTTGAGTAATATGAAAGTGATCGACGAAGTCACCGCTACTTATTTGACTGATTTAACCGGTGTGATAAAATGGAAGGAAAATTCGTTGAGTATTTTGGTCAAAACGTGGCCATTCTTATCGATCAAAAGTATTCGAGGAGATTCGTCCAAAATCAAATGTTCCAGTTGTAGTAAAACCAATTCCAAGCAAACCGCTATATTTTACGGTCAACCTTACCAAAGAGAAACTCTGCAGGGATGTAACCCGAATTCCAGTATTCCTAATGATTTGGATAAG ACGGTCGATTTGTGTAGAAGTTGTTCTCGCGAGGTGAAATTGTTCAATAGAATATGGCATCAAAAGTACCACACGTTTGTCGAATGTGCGAAATATGTTTCGAAGAAGAAATCTGAAGATAAAACTAAAGGAACGACAGATGTTCTGAATGAATTATTGGCTGATACGAATTGGTTATCCAAA ttattTTACGATATTCGAAACACCTGGCTGCAAATCTGGACAATTGTGCAGAAAAGCAAAGATAGCTGA
- the LOC135841380 gene encoding pyruvate dehydrogenase phosphatase regulatory subunit, mitochondrial — translation MNLSMFRYRIGGVLDVKKCSSTTKRYLSYDFYDENELRVPKKASVVICGGGVTGASVAYHLAEIGWGPQTIVIDQGKLGGGMTWYSSGLVSVFKSSYTQVKLCQATFKLYEELVSKGHDIGWKQCGSLSIARTLDRMAVFKRMKSQTESWGIECELVTPQQIEKICPMINSSDLKGGLWIPKDGTADPYKICLTLFKIAQSKGVKVFEDCAIQQVFSRDGHVRAIESTKGVIECDYFVNCGGIWARKIGQLSEPRVKVPVHPVEHYYLITKPIPGLDPLTPVVRDQDGYVYFREHDGCLLAGGYEPQAKPLFDDGKIPEHFHTVKMESDWDHFYVLLEQLMNRIPSLGDAVIDKLINSPETFSPDCKWIIGEASEIQNYFVAAGMKTVGISAAGGTGKTIVDWIVHGSPDDDLYELEISRFLALHNNLKFLRDRVKEVPGLHYAIPYPHMEFKTGRNLRMSPIYPKLKEAGAVFGQVMGYERPLWFDSNSMEENEENVAEIKQVRNTFCKPAYFDAVNDEYTACREAVGLIDYSSYTKIDLWSKGKEVVDALQYLCSNDVDVPIGSIIHTGLQNERGGYENDCSLVRIAENLYMMISPTIQQTRCKAWLEKHLPKDGSVNYSDVTSMFTAICIVGPFSRQLLAELTETDLSPKSFPFFTHKEIDVGLANGIRTMNITHTGELGYVLYIPNEFALHVYNCLLEAGQKYGIRRAGYYAMKALRVEKFYAFWGQDLDTTTTPLECGRSWRVKFDKGIDFIGKDALLRQREEGVKRMYVQLILNDHDAEVDPWCWGNEPIYRDDKYVGAVTTTSYGFTFKKQVCLGFIQNLDSNKRPLMVSNDYVLSGTYEVDIAGVRYSAKVNLHSPILPTKYPDKERESYFATRDKMVPEPLLRQV, via the exons ATGAATTTGTCAATGTTTCGTTATCGTATCGGCGGTGTTTTAGATGTGAAAAAATGCTCATCGACGACTAAACGATACCTATCTTACGACTTTTACGACGAAAACGAACTTCGAGTACCGAAAAAAGCCAGTGTTGTGATATGCGGCGGCGGCGTTACCGGTGCTTCGGTTGCTTACCATTTGGCGGAAATTGGATGGGGTCCGCAGACGATTGTAATAGATCAGGGAAA aCTTGGTGGAGGAATGACATGGTATTCGTCAGGATTAGTTAGTGTGTTCAAATCGTCGTACACTCAAGTGAAATTATGCCAAGCTACGTTCAAGTTGTACGAAGAATTGGTATCGAAAGGGCACGATATTGGTTGGAAGCAATGCGGTAGTCTGAGTATAGCTAGAACACTCGATAGAATGGCTGTCTTTAAGAGGATGAAATCTCAAAccga ATCATGGGGAATCGAATGTGAACTAGTCACGCCgcaacaaatcgaaaaaatatgtcCTATGATAAATTCGAGCGATCTTAAAGGCGGATTATGGATACCCAAAGATGGTACAGCAGATCCGTATAAAATCTGTTtgactttattcaaaattgctcaaagcAAAG GTGTGAAAGTATTTGAAGATTGTGCCATTCAACAAGTGTTCAGCCGAGATGGCCATGTTCGAGCCATCGAAAGCACCAAAGGTGTCATAGAATGCGACTATTTCGTCAACTGTGGCGGTATTTGGGCTCGAAAAATTGGCCAGTTGAGCGAGCCTCGTGTTAAGGTACCAGTTCATCCGGTCGAACATTATTATCTCATTACTAAACCGATACCGGGTCTGGATCCGTTGACTCCAG TGGTACGCGATCAAGACGGATACGTTTATTTCAGAGAACACGACGGGTGTTTGTTGGCAGGCGGTTATGAACCTCAAGCTAAACCTCTTTTCGACGATGGGAAAATTCCAG AACATTTTCACACCGTTAAAATGGAATCTGATTGGGATCATTTTTACGTATTACTTGAACAACTCATGAACAGGATACCTAGTTTAGGAGATGCTGTGATAGATAAGCTGATAAACAGTCCCGAGACATTTTCACCCGATTGTAAATGGATCATTGGTGAGGCATCTGAG ATTCAAAACTACTTTGTCGCCGCAGGAATGAAAACTGTTGGTATTTCAGCTGCCGGAGGTACAGGCAAAACTATAGTAGATTGGATCGTACACGGATCACCGGATGATGATTTATACGAATTGGAAATCAGTCGATTTTTAGCTTTACACaataatctgaaatttttacgtGATAGGGTGAAAGAGGTTCCTG GATTACACTACGCGATACCGTATCCTCATATGGAATTTAAAACTGGTAGAAATTTACGTATGTCTCCTATTTACCCGAAACTCAAAGAAGCTGGAGCTGTATTCGGACAAGTTATGGGTTACGAAAGGCCACTATGGTTCGATTCGAATTCCATGGAAg AAAACGAAGAAAACGTTGCTGAAATCAAACAAGTACGCAATACGTTCTGTAAACCGGCTTATTTCGATGCTGTGAACGACGAATATACCGCTTGTCGAGAAGCAGTCGGATTAATCGATTATTCTTCGTACACCAAAATAGATTTATGG TCGAAAGGCAAAGAGGTTGTCGATGCGCTCCAATACCTGTGCTCTAATGACGTAGATGTTCCTATTGGTAGTATTATACACACCGGCCTTCAGAATGAACGCGGTGGTTATGAAAATGATTGCAGTCTAGTCAGAATAGCCGAAAATCT GTACATGATGATTTCACCGACTATTCAACAAACCAGGTGTAAAGCCTGGCTGGAGAAGCATTTACCCAAAGATGGGTCTGTTAATTATTCAGATGTTACCTCGATGTTCACGGCTATCTGCATTGTTGGACCATTTTCGCGACAATTATTAGCCGAATTGACTGAAACTGATCTCAGTCCCAAgtcttttccttttttcacaCATAAG GAAATTGACGTGGGCTTAGCAAACGGCATAAGAACGATGAATATCACCCATACCGGCGAACTAGGATACGTTTTGTATATTCCAAACGAA TTCGCTCTCCACGTCTATAATTGCCTTTTAGAAGCTGGTCAAAAGTATGGTATCAGACGTGCCGGATATTACGCCATGAAAGCTTTACGAGTAGAGAAATTTTACGCTTTTTGGGGTCAAGATTTGGATACGACGACTACCCCTTTGGAATGCGGTAGATCCTGGCGAGTGAAATTCgac AAAGGTATTGATTTTATTGGCAAAGATGCCCTCCTGAGACAACGCGAAGAAGGCGTTAAACGTATGTACGTGCAATTGATCTTGAACGATCACGATGCCGAAGTGGATCCGTGGTGCTGGGGAAACGAGCCGATTTATAGAGATGATAAATACGTTGGAGCCGTTACAACCACTAGTTACGGTTTCACGTTCAAAAAACAG GTTTGCTTGGGTTTCATTCAAAATCTAGATAGTAATAAAAGACCTTTGATGGTATCAAACGATTACGTCTTGTCCGGGACGTACGAGGTTGATATTGCCGGCGTTAGGTATTCAGCCAAGGTGAACTTACATTCGCCCATATTACCGACCAAGTATCCCGATAAAGAACGTGAATCGTATTTCGCAACTCGTGATAAAATGGTACCTGAGCCTTTACTCAGACAAGTCTAA
- the pkaap gene encoding A-kinase anchor protein 10, mitochondrial, with translation MLNLWKKIQEKGHINTSPKRKETVEFTCLDPRYDGPLRGFELNANDIITSAQKCYLNATLDDIFRDNKIGYNYFKNFLESKPMTVEVLHLWSRISTNQSLKDGDVVTSDNQSATAAFAVRKMDSLLDGEAQANTSTSAIGGKLPDHLRNKLALLSNKGNVDDLSQADLDALKSIANELLREYWNEFLRSKWYCRYQVDLLTSRCITLADVLHHDTALSYFIQFLETEGCQHTVEFWFAATYHEKFVRNSINNGTYDTERNHALTEAIRIYEKYLSLQATCPLGFSDHVRCAVEEAICDEVNGPNLDCFKPAVNVVLAFLQTHYLIPFFSSQHYVHLLSDMIRNSTMLANHSPTSSISDFSVESKQPLLNKQDPDSIWCRRKQSGLSFGRIDQLGRFRRDIEPDPGRKNEWKISKMMKKWVQRGENKVEEEMAWQVAEMVVKDVIDLTMGCNGETDGVEED, from the exons ATGCTCAATTTATGGAAGAAAATCCAGGAGAAAGGACACATTAACACTTCGccgaaaagaaaagaaacggTCGAGTTCACTTGTCTGGATCCGCGATACGATGGACCTTTGAGAGGATTCGAGTTGAATGCCAACG ATATCATTACATCGGCGCAAAAATGTTACCTCAATGCGACGTTGGACGACATATTTCGCGATAACAAAATAGGCTacaattatttcaagaatttcttgGAAAGTAAACCGATGACCGTAGAAGTACTACATTTGTGGAGTCGAATCTCGACGAACCAATCGCTCAAAGATGGAGACGTCGTCACGAGCGATAATCAGTCAGCAACTGCAGCATTTGCAGTCAGGAAGATGGATTCGCTGCTGGACGGCGAAGCTCAGGCGAATACGTCGACATCGGCAATCGGCGGTAAACTACCGGACCATTTGCGAAACAAACTGGCGTTACTTTCTAATAAGGGGAACGTGGACGATTTATCCCAAGCTGACTTAGACGCTTTGAAGTCCATAGCGAACGAATTACTACGCGA ATattggaatgaatttttgcgGAGCAAATGGTACTGCCGGTATCAAGTCGATTTATTAACTAGCAGATGTATAACGCTGGCAGACGTGTTGCACCACGATACAGCGTTGTCTTATTTCATACAA TTTCTAGAAACCGAAGGATGCCAGCACACTGTGGAATTTTGGTTCGCTGCTACGTATCACGAAAAATTCGTTCGCAATTCCATAAATAACGGTACTTACGATACGGAAAGAAATCACGCGTTGACGGAAGCCATTCGTATTTATGAAAA ATATTTATCGTTGCAAGCGACGTGCCCTCTCGGTTTCAGCGATCATGTTCGGTGCGCTGTCGAAGAGGCTATATGCGACGAAGTGAATGGACCGAACTTGGATTGCTTTAAACCAGCTGTGAACGTGGTTCTAGCATTTTTACAAACGCACTATTTAATTCCTTTCTTTTCGTCGCAGCATTACGTGCATTTATTATCGGACATGATCAGGAATAGTACTATGCTCGCTAATCATTCCCCTACTTCTTCTATTAGCGATTTTAGCGTAGAATCGAAGCAACCGCTTCTCAACAAACAAGACCCTGATTCGATTTGGTGTCGAAGGAAACAGAG TGGATTAAGTTTCGGACGAATAGACCAATTGGGACGATTTCGAAGAGACATCGAACCGGATCCAGGACGTAAAAACG agtggaaaatttctaaaatgatgaAGAAATGGGTGCAACGAGGTGAGAATAAG GTCGAAGAAGAAATGGCGTGGCAAGTTGCCGAAATGGTTGTGAAAGATGTTATTGATTTGACTATGGGCTGTAATGGCGAAACCGATGGAGTAGAAGAAGACTGA
- the LOC135841383 gene encoding vacuolar protein sorting-associated protein 52 homolog: MYSGSTEDNLMLELKPEVIEEVIKTGTDLRQYSKEVEKKLRECENKSIQDYIKESQNIVNLHNRINSCDDILERMENMLLNFKSDLGNISSEIISLQKKSVEMNQRLNNRQSVRGHLSQFIDDISVSEEHIRIILEADVTDKEFIKQLSVLSQKINFVREQNTAGINACQDVKEVLEMLKIKAVTKIRAYIMEQISKLRRPMTNYHMPQNALLKHKLFFEFLLTNEIAVAHEICNEYVDTMGKVYFSYFKSYSSNLKKLQFEEAASKEDLLGASESSNRGFFSKSSLKQKNTVFTIGNRGDILSNQLEAPVIIPHSAHQQETRYPFEALFRSQQYALLDNACREYLFICEFFTVKGDAALELFKGIMTQTLNLLTKNLETFVENCYDLIALLLCYHISLRYMLMCHKRAVPALDDYWNKMEPIIMARFEHVMRLNIESVRICDPNKFKQDMNPHYITRRYAELSAAIISIDSSYPNEMVTKLLAALLEEVQCFILKMAAIFTGRKEQLIFLINNYDLALNIITERIRNNSKEVDSFRSLVDARSIEYVEEILSPHFGGIIQYVREGENLLERNLMEELKKQEGKQKNLVQQFCDNWKASLDNINRTVLSSFPNLVTGSSLLQLAFTQLIQYCNRFTKLLTPAVKPQFPNIHLMLHELKKYKTNF, from the exons ATGTATTCGGGATCAACAGAGGATAACCTGATGCTGGAACTAAAGCCGGAGGTGATCGAAGAAGTCATAAAAACAGGAACTGACCTACGCCAGTATTCCAAAGAAGTAGAGAAAAAATTACGCGAATGTGAAAATAAGTCAATTCAAGACTACATCAAAGAAAGCCAAAACATAGTAAATCTTCATAATAGAATAAACAGCTGCGACGATATCTTAGAA CGAATGGAAAACATGCTACTGAACTTCAAATCGGATCTTGGTAATATTAGTAGCGAGATCATATCATTACAGAAGAAATCAGTGGAAATGAATCAACGTTTAAACAACAGACAATCTGTACGAGGACATTTGAGTCAATTTATCGATGATATCTCTGTTTCTGAAGAACACATAAGAATTATATTGGAAGCAGATGTTACCGATAAAGAATTCATTAAACAACTTTCGGTGCTtagtcaaaaaatcaattttgtgcGAGAACAGAACACTGCTG GTATCAACGCTTGTCAAGATGTAAAAGAGGTActggaaatgttgaaaataaaagcaGTCACTAAAATTCGTGCTTACATCATGGAACAAATTTCTAAATTGAGAAGACCGATGACCAATTATCATATGCCTCAAAATGCCCTTCTCAAGCATAA attgttttttgaattcttacTCACCAATGAAATCGCCGTCGCTCACGAAATTTGCAACGAGTACGTCGATACAATGGGAAAAGTTTATTTCTCTTATTTCAAATCGTATTcgtccaatttaaaaaaattgcaatttgaggAAGCTGCTTCCAAAGAAGATCTATTAGGTGCTTCCGAGTCGAGTAACAGAGGGTTTTTCTCTAAATCTTCGctaaaacagaaaaatacagtttttacGATCGGAAATCGAGGAGATATACTAAGTAATCAATTAGAAGCACCGGTTATAATTCCTCACAGTGCTCATCAACAAGAAACACGG TATCCTTTCGAAGCATTATTTCGTTCTCAACAATATGCTCTTTTAGATAATGCTTGTCGAGAGTACTTAttcatttgtgaatttttcaccgtcAAAGGAGATGCTGCTTTAGAATTGTTCAAAGGAATTATGACACAGACATTAAATTTATTAACT AAAAATCTGGAAACATTTGTAGAAAATTGTTACGACTTGATAGCTTTATTATTATGCTATCATATATCTTTACGGTACATGCTGATGTGTCATAAACGTGCTGTACCAGCATTAGATGATTATTGGAATAAAATGGAACCTATAATAATGGCCAGATTTGAACACGTTATGCGATTAAATATCGAAAGTGTCAGAATATGTGATCCTAACAAATTTAAGCAGGATATGAATCCGCATTAC ATTACTCGCAGATACGCCGAACTGAGCGCAGCAATTATAAGTATTGATAGTAGTTATCCAAATGAAATGGTTACCAAATTATTAGCTGCATTATTAGAAGAAGTgcaatgttttattttaaaaatggctGCTATTTTCACTGGTCGAAAAGAGCAACTTATATTTTTAATCAACAATTACGATTTAGCTTTGAATATAATCACC GAGCGAATCAGAAATAATTCCAAAGAAGTTGATTCTTTTCGTTCGTTGGTAGATGCTAGAAGTATCGAATATGTAGAAGAAATTCTTTCTCCTCATTTTGGAGGTATTATTCAGTATGTTAGAGAAGGAGAAAATTTATTAGAACGAAATTTAATggaagagttgaaaaaacaagaaG GCAAACAGAAGAATTTAGTTCAGCAGTTCTGCGATAACTGGAAAGCCTCTTTAGATAATATAAACCGTACGGTATTATCATCGTTTCCAAATTTAGTCACTGGTTCATCTCTTCTTCAGCTAGCATTCACGCAGCTGATACAGTATTGCAATCGATTCACCAAACTATTAACTCCAGCTGTGAAACCTCAGTTCCCTAATATTCATTTAATGTTACATGAACTGAAAAAGTATAAGACCAATTTTTaa